AGCGCCAAACAACGAGTAGGATTTTTGCGCATTGCTTCCGGAAAATCAATACACATAGTTTCATTAGAAGGAAGCACCAAAGATTCTCCGGGCAGAAAACTAAAAGACTCATAGTTTCTTAAATGCATTATTTTCTTTCCTTCTATCATACTTGCCAAAACAGGTTGGTCAAATTTTAATAGCACCCGTTCCGCCTGTTGATGTGTTTCAAAAACATGCAATGCAGCATTATTCAAAGTATACGAGGTTTGGTTTTCTACCAACGTTTCCAACTTCCTATTTGATAGAAATTTATCCGATAATTCAACCATAACAGCACAAGTATCAATTCAACCTATTAATCCCTAAGAAATATACAAAATAAGCATCAGTAAAATATCAATTTAACAAAGAATGATAGAATTGTTCATACCTATAGTAGAATAGGTCAGATAATTTCAGTTCAACTCCACTACATTTAGAAAACCAATTGTACTCATCTGAAAAAGAGACACATACTAAGAAACGTATCTATTAACTTAATATACTTAACTATGAGCACACAAACAGTTGAACAAGACGTATTACAAAAACCAAAGTTCAAAAGCCAGTATGAAAATTACATTGGCGGAAAATGGACAGCCCCTATGAAAGGTGAGTATTTTGACAACCTTTCTCCTGTAGACGGAAACGTATTCACTAAAATAGCCCGTTCCACATCAGAGGATATAGAACTTGCCATTGATGCCGCATGGATTGCCGCTTCCGAATGGAACAGATCGTCAGCAACCACTAGAAGCAATATGCTATTAAAAATTGCTGATGTCATGGAACGTAATCTGGAGACCTTAGCAAGAGCCGAAACTTGGGATAATGGCAAAGCCATTAGAGAAACTACAGCTGCAGATATACCTCTGGCTATAGACCATTTTAGATATTTTGCAGGTGTAATAAGAGCAGAAGAAGGCTCCGTCAGCGAATTAGATTCAAACACCGTTGCGTTAAACGTTACCGAACCACTTGGGGTAGTAGCACAAATCATTCCTTGGAATTTCCCAATTCTTATGGCCACTTGGAAATTGGCACCCGCATTGGCCGCGGGAAACTGTGTTGTTCTAAAACCCGCAGAGCAAACCCCAGTAGGCATCCTGGTTCTTATGGAACTGATTGAAGGTATTTTACCAGCAGGCGTATTAAACGTTGTAAACGGTTTTGGCGCGGAAGCAGGCAAACCTTTAGCCTCAAGCCCAAGAATAAATAAAGTAGCTTTTACCGGTGAAACCACTACCGGACAGTTAATTATGCAATATGCGTCTAAAAATATTACTCCCGTCACATTGGAGCTAGGTGGAAAATCACCAAATATCTTTTTTGAAAGCATTATTGATGCCGATGATGATTTCTTTGACAAATGCCTGGAAGGAGCCGTAATGTTCGCGCTCAACCAAGGAGAAGTTTGCACTTGC
This genomic interval from Zobellia roscoffensis contains the following:
- a CDS encoding aldehyde dehydrogenase family protein, producing the protein MSTQTVEQDVLQKPKFKSQYENYIGGKWTAPMKGEYFDNLSPVDGNVFTKIARSTSEDIELAIDAAWIAASEWNRSSATTRSNMLLKIADVMERNLETLARAETWDNGKAIRETTAADIPLAIDHFRYFAGVIRAEEGSVSELDSNTVALNVTEPLGVVAQIIPWNFPILMATWKLAPALAAGNCVVLKPAEQTPVGILVLMELIEGILPAGVLNVVNGFGAEAGKPLASSPRINKVAFTGETTTGQLIMQYASKNITPVTLELGGKSPNIFFESIIDADDDFFDKCLEGAVMFALNQGEVCTCPSRMLVQESIYDRFMERVIERTKAIKLGHPLDPTTMMGAQASNDQYEKILNYINIGKEEGCEVLTGGEAAYNESLEGGYYVQPTILKGNNKMRVFQEEIFGPVVCVTTFKDEAEAIEIANDTLYGLGAGVWTRDTHQAYQISRAVQAGRVWVNCYHLYPAHAPFGGYKKSGIGRENHKMMLAHYRQTKNMLISYDKKAMGFF